In Legionella sp. PATHC035, a genomic segment contains:
- a CDS encoding zeta toxin family protein: MPKPYSKQRINFDLLTDQDLPRYEYHRTLRQAIDLSATSYSQQRTSDGVIYQWDNIAPEIALVILQDAQKQKINIQDEVIQGMGIEAFNEARLQRAIEKLKNNPNYSLFIQKLALHSTGNKFTELTLEHLKSAGIVSLEQFDEVFTKFLYTQKKLTKSFPNFKKITEEDDFYQFITFIANEPLYESFLLAFTQYLAAEFNQNREKNNQVVVPEEMDSKTLLKFFQSISYDFSFQFPKSSPLQKNTLYLELLHDKLNYAVIDLSGNEIYATINLNELDFTLDEKTTEEELRSHLPELLKITSQRGHTGDIALNSTAALRDKGIDFLESDVGTSLFLSHLPAVDLVKDEGYQFILYQWLNQGNLKRLNELLVLGACQRYNQELDTWIKEMKAPTEINEEFQHEIDAVGDLMKEITAIIATLDDDPHAQDKELDNKITSLLLHLKALKQFYSNTPFLNPGDTLPSTTGHFEQFIKKILFNSSGDKLIQYMPDSHEKDRTWKLNLVSLVSGLVNNRNFVSVRDVKNKNEQSFLTDESGFVVNPSIVFREQLKQRLTAYLKNDVHHYHTVQSYQNDKLNMTPAPVVFRGGHFTDSVGETIQFAKKMTRTGEYSADSHLLAGQENNVKKHEIRSGTASTLAATGVDGTRSVTDKFDVAIKFGGMNEVKILYIVRGKESFHSHPFAEIVGKTKLGEIAYTHLNPHDYIMTILYNRHNEILDVIPGNLSGEIQGVSEFTREVITSGIEFYNKKQDHSLTSKPVVKLPSSGQKQMATLHLPEKKPLIDILHAHKTELTPAVVTQSAEKKLDSIRITRGIHQGHKMLSLETLRSEAEAMEPSSEKLDLPEGTFKLVPGRLSEVREAAVAHFNLRHVLTLKDFNRWSIQERQLQETYNRILQPNFMEGDIQEQLTHANIAHEEWLTDVLVPKLQTALMLHIAARLITDYRVDTEEVNELAQKLFHDILGLQESGLKLMTFWSKIHESLNKEEVHRSCMQRAHERMEQLYPSLSKDSSEYVFKFNSCLVMEQNKIQRQLVNKTMSEFLDKNLDAFAQKYKLEKKTAYPFADNHDFVFLGPAASGKSTISSQYIKKEERKDYVSLATDDYRGIYLPFTEEFEKRETDQAFIRTQDSAYLISELVEERMHAQRDKRPNVIIDGVTYKPSQKALVEKNNNSIVVCACLDDMSQVVKRCYDRARQEESGSADKGRYVNTTSLLHMHKTASLNLLVHCAPNTKIDFYNTNVPRGVTPPLIARVDTHGEKTLTINHNKGSLMYLASFFNKARVNVGAKSDQHLFLEKLKQPEFQIDSLFSVMEYGFKIVLLGEKNSTCLTIGKNGDGVIMEILDPEQVKSKIQENQAEKPLLQMLLLYGHLGSLKAVQKECLMHEDIDLIVEQIIDTRSQTKKTAESNGGLSL; this comes from the coding sequence ATGCCCAAACCATACTCCAAGCAGCGTATAAATTTCGATTTGTTGACTGATCAGGATCTGCCTCGCTATGAGTATCATCGAACTTTACGTCAGGCAATTGATTTATCTGCTACGAGCTATTCACAACAACGAACGAGTGATGGGGTGATTTATCAATGGGATAATATCGCACCAGAAATCGCACTGGTAATTCTTCAAGATGCTCAAAAACAAAAAATTAATATCCAAGACGAAGTGATTCAAGGCATGGGAATTGAGGCGTTTAATGAGGCACGGCTGCAACGAGCGATAGAAAAATTAAAAAACAATCCCAATTACTCTTTATTTATTCAAAAATTAGCCTTACATAGTACTGGGAACAAATTTACAGAGCTTACTCTAGAGCATTTAAAATCGGCAGGAATTGTCAGCCTCGAGCAATTCGATGAAGTATTTACTAAATTTTTATACACACAAAAAAAATTAACCAAGAGCTTTCCTAATTTCAAAAAAATAACTGAGGAAGATGATTTTTATCAATTCATTACTTTTATTGCAAATGAACCGTTGTATGAATCGTTCCTTTTGGCATTTACCCAATATCTTGCCGCCGAATTTAATCAAAATAGAGAAAAAAATAATCAGGTTGTAGTTCCTGAAGAAATGGATAGCAAAACTCTCTTAAAATTTTTCCAGTCCATTAGTTATGATTTCAGTTTCCAATTTCCAAAATCCAGCCCCCTACAAAAAAATACCTTGTACCTTGAATTACTTCATGACAAGCTCAACTATGCGGTCATTGATCTCTCTGGGAATGAGATTTACGCCACAATCAATTTGAATGAACTTGATTTTACCCTAGACGAAAAAACTACCGAAGAAGAGTTAAGAAGTCATTTACCTGAACTGTTGAAAATCACCTCGCAAAGAGGTCACACTGGGGACATCGCCCTTAATAGCACTGCAGCGTTAAGAGATAAGGGAATTGATTTTTTAGAAAGCGATGTGGGTACGAGTTTATTTTTATCCCATTTACCCGCAGTCGATCTCGTCAAAGACGAAGGATATCAATTTATTCTGTATCAGTGGTTAAATCAGGGAAATTTGAAGCGTTTAAACGAGCTATTGGTTTTGGGGGCTTGCCAACGTTATAACCAGGAACTTGACACCTGGATAAAAGAGATGAAAGCTCCCACTGAAATAAATGAGGAATTCCAACACGAGATTGATGCCGTCGGTGACTTAATGAAAGAAATCACTGCAATAATCGCGACTCTTGATGATGATCCGCATGCACAAGATAAAGAATTAGATAATAAAATCACTTCACTGCTCCTCCATTTAAAAGCCCTAAAACAATTCTACAGCAACACCCCCTTTTTAAATCCTGGAGATACATTACCCTCCACAACAGGTCATTTTGAGCAGTTCATCAAAAAAATTCTATTCAACTCATCTGGTGATAAATTAATTCAATACATGCCAGACAGTCACGAGAAAGACCGAACCTGGAAATTAAATTTGGTGAGTCTAGTTAGTGGATTAGTGAACAACAGAAATTTTGTTTCGGTTCGTGATGTAAAGAATAAAAACGAACAGTCATTTTTAACCGATGAATCAGGATTCGTTGTAAACCCTTCTATTGTTTTTAGAGAACAACTAAAACAGAGGCTTACAGCCTATCTCAAAAACGATGTTCATCATTATCATACCGTACAGAGCTATCAAAATGATAAATTAAATATGACCCCAGCACCTGTTGTTTTTAGAGGTGGACATTTTACTGACTCTGTAGGTGAAACAATACAGTTTGCAAAAAAAATGACGCGAACTGGTGAGTATTCTGCGGACAGTCATTTATTAGCTGGGCAAGAAAATAATGTTAAAAAGCACGAAATTCGCTCCGGAACAGCATCTACCTTAGCCGCTACTGGGGTTGATGGAACACGTTCTGTTACGGACAAATTTGATGTGGCAATCAAATTTGGTGGAATGAACGAGGTAAAGATTCTCTATATCGTTCGGGGTAAGGAATCATTTCATTCACACCCTTTTGCAGAAATTGTAGGCAAAACAAAATTGGGTGAAATAGCTTATACCCACCTGAACCCTCATGATTATATCATGACCATCCTTTATAACCGCCATAATGAAATTCTTGATGTAATCCCTGGAAATTTGAGCGGGGAAATTCAGGGGGTAAGTGAATTTACCAGAGAAGTCATTACCTCAGGCATTGAGTTTTATAATAAAAAACAAGATCACTCGTTGACTTCCAAACCTGTAGTGAAGCTCCCCTCTTCCGGTCAAAAACAGATGGCAACACTTCATTTGCCTGAAAAGAAACCCTTAATTGATATTCTTCACGCTCATAAAACAGAATTAACTCCCGCAGTTGTCACACAGTCTGCTGAAAAAAAATTAGACAGCATCAGAATCACCCGAGGCATTCATCAAGGCCATAAAATGCTGTCATTAGAAACCCTACGCTCGGAAGCAGAGGCCATGGAGCCAAGCAGCGAAAAATTAGATCTTCCAGAGGGAACATTCAAATTAGTTCCTGGAAGATTAAGTGAGGTACGAGAGGCAGCAGTAGCTCATTTCAACCTGCGGCATGTTTTAACGCTTAAAGATTTTAACCGATGGAGTATTCAAGAAAGACAATTGCAGGAAACTTATAATCGTATTTTACAGCCTAATTTTATGGAAGGTGATATCCAAGAGCAATTAACACATGCCAATATAGCTCATGAAGAATGGTTAACTGATGTACTGGTGCCCAAATTGCAAACGGCGTTAATGCTTCATATCGCAGCACGCTTAATAACCGATTATCGAGTTGACACTGAAGAGGTGAATGAGCTCGCTCAAAAATTATTCCATGATATCCTGGGATTACAAGAGAGCGGTTTGAAACTAATGACTTTTTGGTCAAAAATTCATGAGTCCCTGAATAAAGAAGAAGTACATCGCTCTTGTATGCAAAGAGCGCATGAGCGGATGGAGCAATTGTACCCCTCCTTGAGCAAAGACAGTAGCGAGTATGTCTTCAAATTTAACTCATGCTTGGTGATGGAGCAGAATAAAATCCAAAGACAATTAGTCAACAAAACGATGTCCGAGTTTTTGGATAAAAATCTGGATGCTTTTGCTCAAAAATATAAACTGGAGAAAAAAACTGCTTATCCATTCGCTGATAATCATGATTTTGTTTTTTTAGGTCCAGCAGCAAGTGGTAAGAGCACCATTTCCAGTCAATATATTAAAAAAGAAGAACGAAAAGATTATGTTTCTTTGGCCACCGATGATTATCGAGGCATTTATTTGCCATTTACAGAAGAATTTGAAAAACGAGAAACTGATCAAGCATTTATTCGCACCCAAGACAGCGCCTATTTAATCAGTGAGCTTGTTGAAGAACGAATGCATGCCCAGAGGGATAAAAGGCCTAATGTAATCATTGATGGGGTGACCTACAAACCATCCCAAAAAGCTTTGGTCGAAAAAAATAATAATTCTATTGTAGTCTGTGCTTGTTTGGATGATATGTCCCAAGTGGTTAAGCGTTGCTATGATAGAGCAAGACAAGAGGAAAGTGGATCAGCAGATAAAGGACGATATGTCAATACCACCAGCTTACTCCACATGCATAAAACGGCAAGCCTCAACTTATTAGTTCATTGTGCACCGAATACAAAAATAGATTTTTACAATACGAATGTGCCACGAGGTGTCACTCCTCCTTTAATTGCAAGGGTCGATACTCATGGAGAAAAAACACTCACAATTAATCATAACAAAGGCTCCTTAATGTATTTAGCTTCTTTTTTCAATAAAGCGCGCGTCAATGTAGGGGCTAAAAGTGATCAACATCTCTTTTTAGAAAAATTAAAACAACCCGAATTCCAAATCGATTCATTATTCTCAGTAATGGAGTATGGATTTAAAATTGTGTTGCTAGGCGAGAAGAACAGTACCTGTTTAACCATTGGCAAGAACGGCGATGGAGTAATTATGGAGATTCTCGATCCAGAACAGGTGAAAAGTAAAATTCAGGAAAATCAAGCTGAAAAACCTCTACTACAAATGCTTTTATTGTACGGGCACCTGGGTAGTTTGAAGGCAGTTCAAAAGGAATGTTTGATGCATGAAGATATTGATTTAATTGTAGAACAAATAATTGATACCCGATCTCAAACAAAAAAAACCGCTGAAAGCAACGGGGGATTGTCCCTTTAA
- a CDS encoding esterase/lipase family protein, translating into MATTTIFKNNLFVRYIFMMLIGMIGMVQAYALPNTSKPLHAVPSAAQVKPAPNREIIVLIHGLMRTSLSMWPLKNYLKRQGYEVYSYSYPSPKYSIQEHGIILNQFIKNLLEKNPGVKVSFITHSLGGIITRQALSTWSQEQLKQIGCLIMLAPPNQGSKLAQLSSKIFPMFTSPIKPLAELSSEQTSYVHRVPVPNIKIGIIAGRYDAKVPPESARLQGQKDPIIVNSNHTFIMNNAKTRQLIMSFLKTGSFAQVVQQ; encoded by the coding sequence ATGGCTACCACCACCATTTTTAAAAACAACCTATTTGTGCGATACATTTTCATGATGCTCATTGGAATGATCGGTATGGTTCAAGCATATGCATTACCCAATACCAGCAAGCCCCTTCATGCAGTGCCTTCGGCAGCACAAGTTAAACCGGCACCTAATCGGGAAATCATCGTGCTAATTCATGGTTTGATGCGCACATCCCTTAGCATGTGGCCATTGAAAAATTATTTGAAAAGACAAGGCTATGAGGTTTATTCCTACAGTTATCCATCTCCAAAATACAGTATTCAAGAGCACGGAATTATTTTAAATCAATTTATTAAAAATTTATTAGAAAAAAACCCAGGGGTAAAGGTTAGTTTTATAACGCATAGTCTTGGTGGAATTATTACTCGTCAGGCATTATCTACTTGGTCGCAAGAACAATTAAAACAAATCGGTTGTCTCATCATGCTGGCTCCCCCAAATCAAGGCTCAAAACTGGCACAATTGTCTTCCAAAATATTTCCTATGTTTACTTCCCCAATAAAACCCCTGGCTGAACTGAGTTCTGAGCAAACATCGTATGTACATCGCGTCCCCGTGCCAAACATTAAAATTGGAATTATAGCAGGGCGCTATGATGCGAAAGTTCCTCCTGAATCAGCTCGTTTACAAGGACAAAAGGATCCAATTATTGTTAACTCCAATCATACATTTATTATGAATAATGCGAAAACCAGACAATTGATTATGAGCTTTCTCAAAACAGGATCATTTGCACAGGTGGTGCAGCAGTAG
- a CDS encoding bestrophin family protein, with product MKLRTYNLLTWIPHLFLFYNEKVFRKLLPITIIIVIYAVIIAYFFENATRYNLGQFHLIFSFILTIVIGFRVNTSYSRWWEGRVLWGSIVNNCRNLGLKFDTYLGLQEYPEFYELLKKLPAIIKAHLRKDSSEVQTELLSLCIHEFEGKQPVLLVTKKMYRMLNQLRQENKLTLEQYLVLDNHLANLIDMAGGCERIANTHVPPAFAFFVKQALLFYAIMFPFGWVDTFGFMIIPMMVMIVYILLGLEILSEDLEEPFGKEDNDLPLSAIAKNIARNIDQIAER from the coding sequence ATGAAACTGAGAACATATAATCTTTTAACCTGGATTCCTCATCTTTTCTTGTTTTATAACGAAAAAGTTTTTCGAAAATTATTACCCATAACCATCATTATCGTTATCTATGCGGTAATAATTGCTTATTTTTTTGAAAATGCCACTCGTTATAATTTAGGCCAATTTCATCTGATTTTTAGCTTCATCCTGACTATAGTCATTGGTTTTCGAGTGAACACCAGTTATTCACGGTGGTGGGAGGGAAGAGTTTTATGGGGTTCAATTGTAAATAATTGTCGAAATTTAGGTCTAAAATTCGATACTTATCTGGGTTTGCAGGAATATCCTGAGTTTTATGAGTTGTTGAAAAAATTACCGGCTATTATTAAAGCCCATTTACGAAAAGACAGTAGTGAGGTTCAAACCGAGTTGCTTTCTTTGTGCATTCATGAATTTGAGGGAAAGCAACCGGTCCTATTAGTCACTAAAAAAATGTATCGTATGTTGAATCAGCTACGCCAAGAAAATAAATTAACACTGGAACAATATCTGGTTTTGGACAATCATTTGGCCAATTTGATTGATATGGCTGGGGGCTGTGAACGAATCGCAAATACCCATGTCCCGCCTGCCTTTGCCTTTTTTGTAAAACAAGCATTACTTTTTTATGCGATTATGTTCCCCTTTGGTTGGGTAGATACATTCGGATTTATGATTATCCCGATGATGGTGATGATTGTATATATTTTATTGGGTTTGGAAATTTTATCGGAGGACTTGGAAGAACCTTTTGGTAAGGAAGATAACGATTTACCCTTAAGCGCTATCGCAAAAAATATTGCCCGAAATATAGATCAAATCGCCGAGCGGTAG
- a CDS encoding pyridoxal phosphate-dependent decarboxylase family protein, with product MLTYITQLLSSGLEGFDETFKDTPAHQIVFATAALFLLWQHYPAIAQAYRSRNNTTYKQSVIDVAYSLGKNLPQVKAYLDKELNKDLQSTKDKLKELRAQMSLQDKIPEESTSPGLILKEFGINPEECLFNFAGVTDNDTARQFTVQQGDGQDSGALYAVHPKELKELLKEVYDKTALTNPLHDKWPRIIAMQAEIIRWCQDLFGGSKEGYGLITHGGSTSIIEAMAAYVIHARAKGVKQPEIVVPETAHAAFKKAADLTGARLITVPVDPKTGAVTANEMRKYISSNTAVLVGSAPSFMNGINDPIEELGQLAQEKGVPFHVDACLGGFLTAFLDTSKKPMDFRVKGVTSISADLHKYGCCPKGTSVCLFSEDSPALSVYAALNWSGGLYTTPGILDGSTSGARVAEIYATLSYYGRQKYQEISENIVALRQRLQNKIEELYTPNELGMRDVTIFGNPQWSILGFRSDTLNPHFIADELEKRGWKLNLLQKPDGFHLCLTHVHTLVEHFEEKFISDLGEAITAVKQYPADKKPTGNVKVYGTIGMLPTAVQEMVCRQYQRARLYYEATCTKLGFFASSSKQEIKEDGQEVKNELVL from the coding sequence ATGTTGACTTATATTACTCAACTCTTAAGCAGTGGGCTTGAAGGATTTGATGAAACGTTTAAAGACACTCCAGCCCATCAGATCGTTTTTGCTACCGCAGCGCTTTTTCTTCTCTGGCAACACTACCCCGCAATAGCTCAAGCTTATCGTTCCCGAAATAATACAACTTACAAACAAAGTGTGATTGATGTCGCCTATAGTTTGGGGAAAAATTTACCTCAAGTAAAAGCCTATCTCGATAAAGAATTGAACAAGGACCTCCAAAGCACCAAAGACAAATTAAAGGAATTACGCGCTCAGATGTCGCTACAAGATAAAATTCCTGAAGAAAGCACTTCGCCAGGCCTCATTTTAAAAGAATTTGGCATCAACCCCGAGGAATGTCTTTTTAATTTTGCAGGCGTAACAGATAACGATACAGCACGACAATTTACGGTCCAACAGGGAGATGGTCAGGATTCAGGTGCACTTTATGCAGTTCATCCTAAAGAACTTAAAGAATTACTCAAGGAAGTATATGACAAAACTGCTTTAACCAATCCATTGCATGACAAATGGCCTCGCATTATTGCCATGCAGGCTGAAATTATCCGCTGGTGCCAGGATTTATTTGGTGGTTCTAAAGAGGGTTATGGGCTCATTACTCATGGCGGTTCGACAAGCATTATTGAAGCAATGGCTGCTTATGTCATTCACGCCAGAGCCAAGGGAGTGAAACAACCTGAGATCGTAGTACCTGAAACCGCCCATGCCGCTTTTAAAAAAGCAGCCGATTTGACCGGAGCCCGACTCATTACAGTTCCAGTCGATCCTAAAACCGGCGCAGTTACCGCAAATGAAATGAGAAAATACATTTCCAGCAATACGGCCGTACTAGTTGGCTCAGCACCATCCTTTATGAATGGAATTAATGATCCTATCGAAGAATTAGGACAATTAGCTCAAGAAAAAGGGGTTCCATTCCACGTCGATGCGTGCTTAGGCGGATTTTTAACTGCATTTCTAGATACTTCAAAAAAGCCTATGGATTTTCGCGTTAAAGGGGTAACCTCCATTTCAGCAGACTTGCATAAGTATGGTTGCTGTCCGAAAGGAACCTCTGTATGTCTATTTAGCGAAGACTCTCCAGCTTTATCCGTATACGCTGCCTTGAACTGGTCTGGCGGGCTTTATACTACTCCGGGTATTTTAGATGGCTCAACCAGTGGTGCCCGCGTTGCAGAAATATATGCCACATTGTCCTACTACGGCCGTCAAAAGTATCAGGAAATTTCTGAAAATATTGTAGCCCTGCGCCAACGACTGCAAAATAAAATTGAAGAATTATACACACCTAATGAATTAGGAATGCGAGACGTCACTATTTTTGGAAATCCTCAATGGTCCATATTGGGTTTCCGTAGTGATACATTAAATCCCCATTTTATTGCAGATGAGTTAGAAAAGCGGGGTTGGAAACTTAATCTATTACAAAAACCCGATGGTTTTCATTTATGTTTAACCCATGTGCATACATTGGTTGAGCACTTTGAGGAGAAATTTATTAGCGATCTTGGTGAGGCCATAACTGCGGTAAAACAATATCCTGCTGACAAAAAACCTACCGGAAATGTTAAAGTTTATGGCACCATCGGAATGCTACCCACCGCCGTACAAGAAATGGTATGCAGGCAATATCAAAGAGCTCGCCTTTATTATGAAGCGACTTGTACTAAATTAGGATTTTTTGCCTCCAGCAGTAAACAAGAAATTAAAGAGGATGGGCAGGAAGTTAAGAACGAGCTCGTTTTATAA
- a CDS encoding SGNH/GDSL hydrolase family protein — translation MLAKIRKMILHAKTQLMILVGMFSLCCTLPNIAQAVPFSEISQMVFFGDSLTDSGFNNTFTLINGIPDKAPTFTTFDGYTWSQYIAHDILGVPLLPPGTLFPSADDKMTNNTTPIYVDPTRPPAPPVVPLNGFNYACGGARTVAEPGINFYWAPSVQRQVQNYLSTAPKVLDPKAMYFIWSGANDMLFGISSQLNPIAFMQLIDVTTTQIVQQVEALAARGAKRIVVLSLPNIGVTPFITRLAVTIGDPSLPGNIKNLSYMFDSLLNQKLGAIVKRYKRHEVKILYFDTYMALDNLILNAEAGEPTVVSGVSFLFQNVTDPVCTAPLAILCQQTSNNYLFADSVHPTDMAHRALSLEVENQIRQWA, via the coding sequence ATGTTAGCCAAAATTAGAAAAATGATATTACATGCCAAAACGCAATTGATGATATTGGTTGGTATGTTTTCGTTATGCTGTACTTTACCCAATATCGCGCAGGCAGTTCCATTCAGTGAAATTAGCCAAATGGTGTTTTTTGGTGATAGTTTAACGGACAGTGGCTTCAATAATACGTTTACACTTATAAATGGGATTCCTGATAAAGCGCCTACCTTCACAACCTTTGATGGCTATACCTGGTCTCAGTATATTGCGCATGATATCTTAGGTGTTCCTCTTCTTCCTCCTGGCACCTTATTCCCATCAGCTGATGATAAGATGACCAACAATACAACGCCTATCTATGTTGATCCAACCCGTCCTCCAGCACCACCAGTCGTGCCGCTTAATGGGTTTAATTATGCGTGTGGCGGAGCTAGAACTGTAGCGGAGCCTGGCATTAATTTTTATTGGGCGCCATCCGTTCAACGACAAGTTCAAAATTATTTATCTACTGCACCAAAAGTACTGGATCCCAAAGCAATGTACTTCATTTGGTCCGGCGCAAATGACATGCTTTTTGGTATTTCGTCACAACTGAATCCAATTGCGTTTATGCAGTTGATCGACGTGACCACAACCCAGATTGTCCAACAGGTTGAAGCACTTGCCGCAAGGGGCGCAAAGAGAATTGTAGTCCTATCTTTGCCTAACATCGGTGTGACCCCATTTATCACTCGACTGGCCGTAACCATAGGGGATCCATCGCTTCCTGGAAATATAAAAAATCTCAGCTATATGTTTGATTCACTGTTAAATCAAAAGCTCGGTGCAATTGTGAAGCGTTATAAGCGTCATGAAGTCAAGATTTTATATTTTGATACTTATATGGCTTTGGATAATCTAATCCTGAATGCAGAAGCAGGGGAGCCAACAGTCGTAAGTGGTGTATCTTTCTTATTTCAGAATGTTACTGATCCAGTTTGTACTGCTCCATTGGCTATTTTATGTCAGCAAACCTCAAACAATTATCTTTTTGCTGATTCAGTTCATCCTACTGATATGGCTCACCGAGCATTATCGTTGGAAGTGGAAAATCAAATCAGACAATGGGCATAA
- a CDS encoding OmpP1/FadL family transporter: protein MSNSRLLNKEFAVALVMGQFFVGLPVFAGGFQLNETSPSLQGSAMAGSAAANNDVSALFNNPATLSTLQKNQIYVGASEFIPEISMYDGAATHTFNVPGTPPSSIVGRVQGDASEHNISNAVFIPQGYVGWRTPMDKLTLGLAVVEPFYLYNKYSEDSVLRYASVKTEINSVDINPSLSYQLNEKLSVGAGFQAQYLKTIFSHFDGINTGVPPIDALIAATEPTHLKSDGWGYGYTVGALYQMDQFTRIGLSYRSEISTRLSGHGEQYTIIGDIVPSPATTFLFNNETSVSNTLRTPGVLTIGLARDINEWTLKATAQVNFWDYLGDIVVSTPDAFETVYVVPMKWHNTFFGSLGADYRYNSALTLRGGFAWDQSPIDSQNRTPLIPDSDQYWLNFGLSYLVNDHFSIDGAYSHIFIHKQSVNITQVNEGVPGLVAPLEINQVSADYKGTNNIVSLGLRYSC from the coding sequence GTGAGTAATTCACGTTTATTAAATAAGGAATTTGCGGTTGCTCTTGTAATGGGTCAATTTTTTGTTGGCTTGCCGGTATTTGCAGGTGGCTTTCAGTTAAATGAGACTAGCCCCAGCCTGCAAGGTTCGGCAATGGCCGGTTCTGCTGCGGCTAATAATGATGTTTCTGCATTATTTAACAACCCTGCAACATTATCTACATTACAGAAAAACCAGATATATGTTGGAGCGAGCGAATTTATTCCTGAAATTAGCATGTATGATGGAGCAGCTACTCATACGTTTAATGTCCCGGGCACGCCACCATCAAGCATTGTTGGTCGCGTACAAGGGGATGCATCAGAGCATAACATCAGTAATGCGGTGTTTATTCCTCAAGGTTATGTTGGTTGGCGAACTCCTATGGATAAGTTAACCTTGGGTTTAGCAGTTGTTGAACCATTCTACCTCTATAACAAATATTCGGAAGACTCCGTTTTACGCTATGCATCGGTCAAGACCGAGATTAACTCTGTTGATATTAATCCTTCTCTGTCCTACCAACTTAATGAAAAACTGTCTGTGGGCGCTGGTTTTCAAGCTCAGTATTTAAAAACAATTTTTTCTCACTTTGATGGAATTAACACTGGAGTTCCTCCCATTGATGCGTTAATTGCAGCCACAGAACCAACTCATTTAAAGAGTGATGGCTGGGGTTATGGCTATACCGTGGGTGCCTTATATCAGATGGACCAATTTACTCGTATCGGATTGAGCTATCGTTCAGAAATTTCTACCAGACTGAGTGGTCATGGCGAACAATATACGATTATTGGTGATATAGTTCCTTCGCCTGCAACGACTTTTTTGTTTAATAATGAAACCTCTGTGAGCAATACGCTGAGAACTCCTGGTGTATTAACCATTGGTCTTGCTCGTGATATCAATGAGTGGACGCTGAAAGCAACAGCACAAGTGAACTTCTGGGATTATTTGGGTGATATTGTTGTTTCAACCCCAGATGCTTTTGAGACTGTTTATGTTGTTCCAATGAAATGGCACAATACCTTTTTCGGATCGTTAGGTGCTGATTATCGTTACAACTCTGCTTTGACACTACGTGGCGGATTTGCATGGGATCAGTCGCCGATAGATTCTCAAAACCGTACGCCGCTCATTCCTGACTCCGATCAATATTGGTTAAACTTTGGATTGAGTTATTTGGTAAACGACCATTTCTCCATAGATGGAGCCTATTCGCACATTTTTATTCATAAGCAATCTGTGAACATCACTCAGGTTAATGAAGGTGTTCCTGGCTTGGTCGCACCATTAGAAATTAATCAGGTTAGTGCTGATTATAAAGGAACCAATAATATTGTATCACTGGGACTACGTTACAGTTGCTAA